GCTACCAAGAGAAgccatgaatcacagaatcctagcAAAAATCAAGAACTAACAGTAAAGAACAGGGATGGTTTGGTTTAGTGCTGAATGCCATGGGTATAAACGGCAGGTCTGAGATAAAGAAGCTTTTTTCCAGTTTAGCCTCCTCACCCCCTGTCCTATTGTGACAGGCCCTACTGAACCCTTTGCCCACATGTTTCTAGAAGCTGCCTTGAAGTCCTGGAAGGCCTCAAGGAGGTCTCcccacagccttttcttctgcaggctgaagagcccccactctctcagcctgtctccatgtgagaggtgctgcagccctgggatccccttgctggcctcctctggaagtgccccaagAGATCcgtgtctttgctgtgctgaggagcccatggagctgcaggagatgccagggctggcaggggaatccccccaagccattgccattgcgggcgggtgcgttgcagacagccagaggagcccagagctggaggcagcactgcaggggggtctcagctgagcagagcagaggggcagaacccccctcccctgctgcccacgctgtgggatgagcccaggacacggggggttgtgggctgtgagctcccactgctggctcccatcctgcttttcatcctcCACTGtccccatggccttggatgcagggctgctctccatcccttcagcccgagcctggcccttgagatctgggggcatttgacacccgctggctcctttgatccccAAAAATTGGGGTCCcggggggattttgggggttatTGAGGGAATTTTGGGGTCCCTGGAGGGGAattttggggtccctgggggattttggggtccctgggggggaATTTTGGGGTccttggggggattttggggtccttGGGGGGAATTTTGGGGTCCttggggggatttttgggtCTCAAaagggggattttggggtccctggggggattttgggggttatTGAGGGAATTTTGGagtccctggagggattttggggtcccGGAGGGGGATTTTGAGGGTCCCTGGAGGGGAATATTGGGGTccttggggggattttggggtttcTGGGGAGAAGTTTGGGGGTTATTGGGGGAattttggggtccctggggaggattttgggggttATTGAGAGAATTTTGGggtccctggagggattttgggggtcccggggggaaTTTGGGGTCCTTGGGGGCGAATTTGGGGTTCCtggaggggattttggggtccttGGGAGGGATTTTGGAGTCCCTGGGGGGGATTTTGGagtccctggagggattttagGGGTGCGGGGGGAATTccgggggtccctggggggaaTTTTGGGGTCCTTGGGGACACTCGGGGGGGACCACCAAAAATGGGAGAGGTCATCCAAAGACCCGCAAAAttgagggggggggggtcacccaaaaacaccccaaaatggGGGAGGGGACAAATGGGGGGAGGGGCACAAAAGGACCCCAAAATGGGGGGGGTcacccaaagacccccaaaaatGGGGATGGGGGGCACCCAAGGACCCCCAAATATTGAAGGGGGGGCACCCAGaaccccccctcccccaaatcctttctctcccttcccccaccccaaaatTCCAGGAATTTGGGggcccttccccctccccctccccaaattcCGGCTCTGGTCCCGCCCCCCCCGTTAATTGCTGAGCAAAGGAACGGGCGGGGCTGGGGCACTGGGGCCCCAAAAATAGGACCCCCctgcccccaaacccccccggATCCCTCGGACCCCCCCCAAAATTTGGGCCCCCCCGGATCTCTGGGACCCCCCCAGAcaccccggggaccccccaaaatctgcCCCTCCCCGTACCCCGTTACCTGGGTAGACCTGATGTCCCAAACACacctgagacccccccaaaaaactcaCCTGggccccccccagcacccacaggtGACCCCCCCAGACACCCCCAAATACCTGAGACCCCCCCCAACATTTGGGACCCCCTTGGATCTCTGGGACCCCCTTCCCACACCCTGAGGAGGGTCTTGGAATATTTGGGGGGGTCTTTGGGGGGTGATTTTGTGTCCCtgggggggaatttgggggtcccgggggggaTTTGAGAGTTACTGGGAGcgctggggggcacaggggggttactgggagcactgggaggttactgggagcactggggggaactgggagggactggggacactttgGGTCTCTCCTCAAGCCCTGCCCCGACCACACCCCATCAGGCCACGCCCCATCAGGCCACACCCCCTCATCTGCAACACCTTTATTGACAACCAGAACCTTCTCCCCCCTCATGGGCGGGGCTCCGCTggctcctcctcttcttctggTGTGGGCGTGGCCAAGGCCAGCACCGCCCCCCTCCAGCGCTCCAGCCAATGGGAGAACGGGATGCGGCCGGGGGGCGTGGCCTGGATGTGCTGGGCGGGGAGGTCCCACCTGGAGGGCGTGGCTTAGCCAGGAGGAGGCGTGGCCAAGCCAGGAAAAAGCCACACCTCCTCTAAACCAGCCACACCTCCCAATGAAGCCACACCCCTCCAAAATTAAACCACGCCCTAAAAGCCACACCCTGCAAGTTGAAGCCACGCCCCTCCCAATTCAGCTACGCCCACTTTGATGAAACCACACCCACTTAAAAATGAAACTACACCTCCACTGAGACCACAACCACAATCAAGCCACACCCCCTCCCAAATCAAGACACACCCATCATGAGGCCACACCCCCTCAGAAATAAGCCCCACCCCTCATCAATTAACCCACACCCACTCTAGTTAAACcacaccccctccccaccaAGCCACACCCCTTCCCAATTAAACCACCCTAATCGAGCTGCCCCTTAATTAGGCCACACCCCTTCCTATTAAGCCACAACCCTAAAGGTGAAGCCACACCCCCTAATTAAGCCACACCCCCACTAATTAAAGCCATGCCTCCAAACATCACACATAATCAAGCCACACCCCCTCCCAGTGATGCCCCGCCCCCGGGGGTCATGTCCCGGCTCACCATTGGCTGACGGTGTCCAGGAGGCGGGGCCAGCCCTCGAGACACTCCTGGCACTTGTCGCTGACCAATCgcagcctctgcagcagctcaggggtGGGGCCCAGGAAGGGGCGTGGCCTGATGGGACACACCTCCTTTGCAGGAGGAGGCCCCTCCCCCTTTTTGGGAAGCCCCGCCCTCCGGAGTTCGTGGCGGAGCTCGGCCACGCGGTGCAGCAGGAGGGGGAAGGgcttggggagggagggggagggacgAGGTCAGGCCACACCCACACCAGAGCCACACCCACATCCACAAAGCTCCTCCCCTCAGTCTCAAAATCACATGGCCCCGCCCACTTTTGACACCTCCCCCAACTCCTGAGGCCCCTCTCCCAccattccaccccctcccccaccattccagccccttccccagacCCTAAGCCCGTCCCCCTAAAGCCTTTTTTTGTCCCTTTGGCTCCACCCCCTTTAGCCCCTCCCTCACCCCTGGTTgcccctcccccagccctccaATCCCTCCTCTTTTAAGCCCCTCCCCCATTTGGcccctcccccatcccacccatcCCTCCCCTTTTAAGCTCCTCCCTCAAACCCTTATttggcccctcccccacccctcgAGCCCCTCCCCCATCCCTCCATCTGGCCCCTCTCCCCACACTTAAGCCCCTCCTCCTTTATTCAatcccctcccccacccccccttGGCCCCTCCTCCATTTAAGCCCCTTCCCTTTCAAGcccctccccctttccccaaagcccctcccccacctgCTCGGGGCCCAATCCCAGGCTCCGCCTCAGAGAGTCGAGGGGGGAGGGGCccgggtgggggaggggctctcccagtgctcccagtgctcccagtgcgAGGCGCCGGCGACACCCCTCCCTCTCCAGCAGGGGAGGGGCCGAGCTGGGCCCCGCCCCCGCTGCCGAACGGACCTGCCAATCACAGCGCGGGGGCGGGGTCAGGGACTGCGGGGGGAGGGAACTGGtccagactggtttggactggtctgtactggtttgtagtggtccatactggtctgtactggtctaTACTAGTTCATACTGGTTTATACCGATCCATACCAGTCTGTACTCGTCTATACTGGTTcatactggtctgtactggtctaTATTACCCCATACCACCCcatactggtctgtactggtctaTATTGCCTCATACCACCtcatactggtccatactggtctgtactggtctaTATTGCCCCACACCGCCCCACACCAGTCCGTACTGGTCCGTACTGTTCTATATTGCCCCACACCGCCCCACACCAGCTCATACTGGCccatactggtccatactggtctgtactggtctaTATTGCCCCACACCGCCCCACACCAGTCcgtactggtccgtactggtctATATTGCCCCACACCGCCCCACACCAGTtcatactggtccatactggtccgtactggtctATATTGCCCCACACCAGTccatactggtccatactggtctcACCTGGCCCTGCAGGATCCGCAGCAGCGCTTGGCGCCCCCTGGTGGCGGCGCTGAGGAGCCGCAGCCGCCGCTGCCGCTGGAGCTGCGGGGGAGGGGCGGGGTtgggacccccccaaaaacaccccgggacccccaaaatATCACCTGAGACCCCCTAAACACAGGCAGGACCCCCAAAAtacccccaggacccccaaaaaccAACCTGAGAGCCCCAAAAACCACCCGAGAGCCCCAAAAACCTAACCTGGGACCCACAAAAACCCAACCTGGGACCCACAAAAATCACTCTGGGAACCCCAAAAACCAACCTGGGACCCACAAAAATCACTCTGGGAACCCCAAAAACAAtcccaggacccccaaaacacccccaggATCTCCCAAAACCACCCTGagaaccccaaaaaacaacctgggaccccccaaaaacacccctgGGACCCTCAAAaccacctgggacccccaaaaaccacTCTAGGACCTCCAAAATccaccctgggacccccaaaaaccaacctgggacccccaaaatccaccctgggaaccccaaTAACCGCTCTGGGACCCCGAAAATCCACCTGGGAAACCCAAAATCCACCCTGGGACCCCGAAAatcccacctgggacccccaaaacccaccctgggACCCTCAAAATCCACCCTGGGAAACCTAAAAACAATCCCAGGACCCcaaaaacccacctgggaccccccaaaataccccTGGGACAcccaaaacccaccctgggacacccaaaatccacccctgggacccccaaatcACCCCCAAATTTCCCTCAGgacccccccaaattccccccaggacctcccaagACCCCCCTCAAATTCCCCCAGGACCCTCTAAATCCCCCCTAACTTCCCCAAGATCTCCCAGATCCCCCCTAACttcccccaggaccccccaaatcctccctaAACCCCCCCAATctcccccaggagcccccaaatccccctcaaatcccccccgGACCCCCTAAACTACTCCAGGACCCTCCAAATtccccccaggacctcccaaaTCCCCCTCAAGTCCCCCTAAACCCCCTCAgatccccccaaaccccccaaatcctccctaaccccccccgctccccccaaaTTCTCCctaaccccccccaaatccccccaaatcctcccagGACCCTCCAAATCCCTCCCAAATTTCCCCTAAACTCCCCCAGGATCCCGTAAACTCCCCCAggtccccccaaatccccctcaaCGTGGCCCAAATCCTCCCTAAACTCCCCCATTACCCCTCAAATTCCCCTcaggaccccccaaatctcccctaaaccccctcaaatccccccaaaattccccaacccccccaaaattccccagccccccccaaatcccccccagaCTCACCACTCTGCGCCTCCCCCGCCGCAGGCGCTGCCGGAGcacccccaggggaggggtttggggg
This Pseudopipra pipra isolate bDixPip1 chromosome W, bDixPip1.hap1, whole genome shotgun sequence DNA region includes the following protein-coding sequences:
- the LOC135406006 gene encoding HAUS augmin-like complex subunit 5 isoform X1; the encoded protein is MAAALDNWLRTEMELQPPAVPPPAVLRRLCSGPGAPVWEFIIRHVKNSRNVKKIRGNLLWYQQELETAVSPPGRQGALREAVSRMRAEVRRMDQALGGAQEAALRLEESLRAGQSRLWAERRRGAELRLLGAELAPEGLRGLQGALRVPRDRPHRTRVELSAAMAMGAEPEVLASIRSLCMSREGEEFLEPRPPNRDPQELRKDWLEKAEAELDRYHPEEVLWALEALANHSTRWAWPLPAPSPEAPPTTKELIQECWMLVGGIWGSLPPLIFQLNQLQRSLNELVPKLGGDPNIRLALTRAYLGGVRGSLTRRVQELRGGLGDPQTPPLGVLRQRLRRGRRRVLQRQRRLRLLSAATRGRQALLRILQGQVRSAAGAGPSSAPPLLEREGCRRRLALGALGALGEPLPHPGPSPLDSLRRSLGLGPEQVGPPRPAHPGHAPRPHPVLPLAGALEGGGAGLGHAHTRRRGGASGAPPMRGEKVLVVNKGVADEGVWPDGAWPDGVWSGQGLRRDPKCPQSLPVPPSAPSNLPVLPVTPLCPPALPVTLKSPPGPPNSPPGTQNHPPKTPPNIPRPSSGCGKGVPEIQGGPKCWGGSQVFGGVWGGHLWVLGGAQVSFLGGSQVCLGHQVYPGNGVRGGADFGGSPGCLGGSQRSGGAQILGGVRGIRGGLGAGGSYFWGPSAPAPPVPLLSN